The Methylosinus sp. PW1 genome includes a region encoding these proteins:
- the tam gene encoding trans-aconitate 2-methyltransferase yields MNDWDSALYLKYEKERTWAARDLLTRIPDFDPLRIFDLGCGPGNSTELLAARFPRAALVGVDTSEDMLIVARKRNIPSAQFQIQDIATWRPAKLVDLIFSNAALQFVYDHDKVIARLLSFLRPGGWLAVQMPNTTQEMSHALMRMIAADDPWGNRLVPIAKTRPVISPPEEYYRLLVPHSSTFEIWQTTYVHPLEGAKGIVEWFEGSALRPFLEPLSMSERSLFLARYEAELAAAYSSQPDGKVLLRYPRLFFVAQKS; encoded by the coding sequence GTGAACGACTGGGACTCTGCTCTCTACCTGAAATATGAGAAGGAGCGTACGTGGGCGGCGCGGGACCTTCTCACTCGGATACCGGATTTCGATCCGCTCAGGATTTTTGATCTTGGGTGCGGGCCGGGGAACAGCACTGAACTCCTCGCCGCTCGATTTCCGCGAGCGGCTCTCGTCGGCGTCGATACATCCGAGGACATGCTCATTGTCGCACGCAAGCGGAACATCCCCTCAGCTCAATTCCAAATACAAGATATCGCTACCTGGCGCCCCGCAAAGTTAGTGGATCTTATTTTCTCCAACGCCGCGCTACAATTCGTCTACGATCATGACAAAGTAATCGCCAGGTTGCTTTCCTTCCTGCGGCCGGGCGGTTGGCTCGCGGTGCAGATGCCGAATACCACTCAAGAGATGTCGCATGCTTTGATGCGGATGATCGCGGCTGATGATCCCTGGGGGAACCGCCTCGTTCCCATTGCCAAGACCCGACCCGTGATCAGCCCACCGGAGGAATATTATCGGCTGCTCGTCCCACATTCCTCCACATTCGAAATTTGGCAAACCACTTACGTTCACCCGCTCGAAGGCGCAAAAGGCATAGTCGAATGGTTCGAAGGCTCCGCTCTGCGGCCGTTCCTCGAACCCTTGAGCATGAGCGAACGCTCGCTCTTCTTGGCGCGCTATGAAGCCGAACTCGCTGCCGCCTATTCGAGTCAGCCGGATGGAAAAGTTCTGCTGCGCTATCCGCGCCTGTTTTTTGTTGCACAAAAATCATAG